The sequence below is a genomic window from Wyeomyia smithii strain HCP4-BCI-WySm-NY-G18 chromosome 1, ASM2978416v1, whole genome shotgun sequence.
CTTTCGGAGTGTTAAGGGTTAGAATAATCAACTCAAGTTTATTATTAAATCGttattattttgatatttacCTTGCTCAGTCAATTCAATGatttaaaagcaaagccttggcgtTACATTCCGAtgcggaatttgaccttctgtttattatacacagacttcgcttCGCTACGATCTTTATGACACTATCAATCTCTCTCGAGCCGAagctcgaacatacgacgactggcttgttaggccagcatcgtacctcaagacaaGCTGGGATGgtttaatgattttttgttCACATAACGTGAACGTCCGAAGGACACATAATAGAAACATCAAATTGATTCCCAGCCAACTTCAAAGAAGTTGCGCAGCCTAAAACCACTAAGCCGAACCTTGTGATGCTCCGGAAGAGGACGGGGTGATTAATTTTTTGCGTTCGTGCACTCGTGAAACATGCGTCTGCAAACGGGACGGACGTTGAAACGTTCTTCCACACTGCTCACAGTCGTAGGACTTTGCCCCGTCGATATGGGTTTTCATGTGCCGGTCCAGGTTGTGCGAGGTTATTTCTTTACCACAGATTTTACAATAGACTGGCCGCTCGTGAAAACGTAGGTGCTTACGGAACTGCCATTCAATGACAAAAACTTGATCACAAATGTCGCAGGTAAACGCCTTTGACATAGAGTGAATCCTTCGATGTTTCTTCAACAGAACGTTGTTGGCACACACCTTTAAACAGGTTTCACATTGATAGGGTAAAAGTTCATTGTGAGTACttgaaatatgaattttaagATCATGCTTCGTGTTGAGTTCCACACCACAAATGTCacatttgtatattttttcagtgtGGTCAATCCTATTATGCCTTTCCAGATCGCTACGGTTAAAGAATCCCTTAGAGCATACCGCGCACATGTACGGCCTCTCACCAGTATGCACGCCATAATGTTTCTTTACCATGGATAATGCATGAAAGCTTTTCCCGCAAATGTCACACTTAAATCGTTTTTCCTCCCCAGTATGTACATGCATGTGGGTTCGCAGATTGTATAAAGACGAAAATCGTTTGGAGCATATACTGCACTCGTGACGTTTCACTCCGGCATGAACAACGGAAATATGACGTTGCAGCTGCTTTCGTCCAGCGAAAACTTTCCCACAAATATCACAAACGGGCTCCCGTTTAACATGTTTATCGGGTTTATGCTTGTGCTGCAAAAAACGAGCCTCTACGAAAAACCTTTTGTCGCAAATATCGCATGTAAATGTCTTTTTCCCGTTTGCATGCATTTTTTCGTGAACTTTCAATATGCTTTCATATTGAAAGACTTTAGAGCAAACTTTACATTCGTGTTTTCGTTTTCCTGCACATCTGGCTTTATGAATGTGAAGATTTTTCACCGACCCGAAAGATCTTTCACAGGATTTACAAGAAAGTTCAGAATGTCGGGTGGTTTTGTGCTGGCTGAGAGTTTGTTCACATGCAAATATCTCTTCACACTCGTCACACTCGAAGCCTTCCTCTTCGAGCACTTCTCCATCGACGTTATCCTCTTCATTGTCTTGTACAATAGCAGTAGCTTCAATAACGTTATCGCCTTCGATTTTTATCTCGTacttttgaattgtttttattggcaactcACAGTAGTAGTTTTCATTTAAATGATCTTTCTCTGTCTTAATATGCAAATCGATTGCTTCCTTGTTTTCACCGTTATCCATGTTAGATTTTAATATCCCTATTTTTCGACTGCAGCTTCGGTCTAATGAAGATAAAGAGTTTGATAGATTTGgggtgttttgaaaaaaaatattacttacttactttaatgTTTAGGGAAAAATAAATTGTTATTCTAGTAGTTTTCTTAAATATCGCTACCGGTAGATAAAGAAAACACAGCAATATTTTTGCCTCTGACCGCAGTTTGACGTTTGTGGTTTGCACGCTAAAAAAAGGTATCACAAACTAAGTAAAAAAGTACGATACTGGCTTAAGTATCGATACTGGTATAACGCAGCGGCTCAAGTTTTACGGTGCGTGTCCTGGGAAAACACTCGCGATCAGTCCGACGACGCAAGGAAAAGAGTTAACCGGCCATTGGAGTCTAGTGGAGTGTATCCGTTCCATCTTGTGTCATCAGAGATGTTTGATAAATTTCAAGAACTTGGGGTGATGGCAACAGCAGCGTGTGAAACAAAGGTTTCGATGTTCACTGTGCACCAAGGACGTAAATACCGTTAGAATATCCAGAAGTATCACCAAGCGCGAGGGAATCCAGATCAACGGTAATTAGCTCACGGTAACCGCGACCGCTGGTTTGAAGCAAAGCTCAAATCCTTGGCGATCAACGCATGTATTGATGCTGATGAAAGGTCCTTACATCGGCTTCGACGACACGATCCTGTCGGTCACCAAGCTTTCCACAGCTCAGATAATGCTAGCCATTGCCACTCATCGAGGATTTCGTATAGATCAGATGGACATCGGAACGGCTTTTCTCCAGAGTGCTGAAGGAAGATTTCTCTATGGATGTTCATCGAGGAGTCAAAGCGGAAAAAAGAAGCGTATGCAAGCTGCAAAAGTCGCTGTATGGATTAAAACAAAAACTATGTCTCTATGTATCCACCATGGCAGCGATTAAGTTTACCCTGTCAAGAGCCAGATGGAGAAAGGACTTCAGCTGAGTTGGGAGGCTAATGTTGTTCACCTTGGagtctctcgctcgcatgtatgtATTAAGTTTTTGgcgcatttatccgcagtccgatTTGTCCGGCTTCGGTTTTCTGTCGGGCGTAGGTTCCTCCGCCATCGCAAAGCTATGATttcaaagacatccacaaagctcAGAAGCTGTGCCATGGTTGTCTTCCTCACCCGCGCCAGTTGATTCTTCAGACATCTGCTGCTGTTGCtccactagttttttttttttgagattatGGTTTTTGGAACCTTCGGTGATGAGTTGTGACCGTTGTGACTATTTCCACCTGTTGATTCAGGATTGATTTTGTAGATTGATGCTTTGTCAGCATTGACTCCCTTCTCGCTTTCGGAATGTTAATGGTGGGATTAATCAACTTCAgtttattattttaaatacagtaatatattttctaagcttcataattttttttttgaattaagaCAAAGTTAAGTTTCGTTCGTTCCTCATAAAACACCAAAACCAAACgacttttcatgttttttgaCACCAACCAAATCGTGTATGGAAGGCACGAGTGCATAGTCGTCAACAAAAGACAACCAACCGCCATCAATATtcacaaatgtcaaaaatgtgccATCTGAACTTGACCGAAAATCGTAGCTTGGCGCTACGACCTTACTGACACTAGCGGTATATCCCGAGccgggattcgaacatacgatgactggcttgtgtTTGACCAGCAACGTGCTGCGTGAACAGCTAGGAGATGCTCAGCTGAGCATTAAATAGATATAGCAAACGATATTTAAATACCTCTAGACCAGTGTTACGAAATTTCGACActgcaaaatgaaaatgatacaacagcagtttcacttttactctcttcaaactgatattgaggGTCACCCGAGTCAATTATCAGTGGAAATCATGTCAGTGACATAAATGATATGTCCTAATTAATACCGAAGTTATTTATTCTGGGTCAATCCATTGCATGAAGTCAATAAGGTAGGTAGGTATCTTTATCCTCCACCGCATAAACATCGTTAACCCTtcataaggcagtggcaactatattgccaccaacaaaatttatttttttcgctgcaCTCAGAAtattgatttcaaatttgactTAACCAAAGACTTCTACAGGTGTCTTAGAACACTTCAGTTTTTTCTAGGACTGCAAGAAGTGTACAATAttgattttgggatcatttttatgTGAACAAACCGCAATTTTAGACTGTCTTCaggaaattcatttttattttggtgaaAATCCAACAATGTGGTAAGTTTTTCACCAGGAACTTTCTATTCAGGACCTACTGTGTTAGACTATGCATTTTTTTCGTTAAAATACATGATGACGacaaatccaaatttttttcctaaaaatATTTTCTGGATACCACTCAAAAACCGTTTACTTCGATCTTTTCCATGCAAAATAAATGAAGTCTTACTGTTACATTCGAATTActatgatttttcattttttataattacaaaaaatcAAGCTTACAATgcagatgcaaaaaaaaatgcttccatcgtttttggggttaacgggcagtggcaactatattgccaccaattttttcaattgattcaatagttaattttttaacaaaggTACATTTGTGTTGTTTCTTCTGTAAGGAATACGTTTTATTGAAGTTTATGTTGATTCCTTGCGTAGTTTTCacggccttataaagggttaaagtAACATTACGAGTGCGAAATTACAGGAATGCTGCCAGTCAGCATTATCACTGTCAACTAATTAGAGCTGAAAGTAAATATCACTGTTCTTGTTTAATGTGATATTCGCAGTTTTCAGTTTCAACCgagaatctatcactgacagtgaaaattttcaacacTGCTCCAGACTGcgaaccacaaaaaaaaaacactgaacaGAAGCCTGTTCCGTAAGAAGACTAGGCGTCTAATTTTTTACGTTCGTGCATGCGTAAAACATGCGTTTGCAAATGGGACGGACGTTGGAACGATCTTCCACACTGTCCACAGTCATATGACTTGGCCCCATTGATGTGGGTCTTCATGTGCCGGTCAAGGTTGTTCGAAGTTATTCCTTTACCGCAGATCTTACAAAGGGTTGGTCGCTCGTGAAAGCGCATGTGCCTACGAAAATGAAGCTCAACGACAAAAACTTTGTCACAAATGTCGCAGGTAAACGTCTTTGATACGGAGTGAATCCT
It includes:
- the LOC129729746 gene encoding zinc finger protein 227-like; protein product: MDNGENKEAIDLHIKTEKDHLNENYYCELPIKTIQKYEIKIEGDNVIEATAIVQDNEEDNVDGEVLEEEGFECDECEEIFACEQTLSQHKTTRHSELSCKSCERSFGSVKNLHIHKARCAGKRKHECKVCSKVFQYESILKVHEKMHANGKKTFTCDICDKRFFVEARFLQHKHKPDKHVKREPVCDICGKVFAGRKQLQRHISVVHAGVKRHECSICSKRFSSLYNLRTHMHVHTGEEKRFKCDICGKSFHALSMVKKHYGVHTGERPYMCAVCSKGFFNRSDLERHNRIDHTEKIYKCDICGVELNTKHDLKIHISSTHNELLPYQCETCLKVCANNVLLKKHRRIHSMSKAFTCDICDQVFVIEWQFRKHLRFHERPVYCKICGKEITSHNLDRHMKTHIDGAKSYDCEQCGRTFQRPSRLQTHVSRVHERKKLITPSSSGASQGSA